From the Papaver somniferum cultivar HN1 chromosome 2, ASM357369v1, whole genome shotgun sequence genome, the window ATGAATTGTTCGCTCCACTCCATACGAATATTATAACTCCGCCCCATTCCAAACGGACATTATAACTCCactcgaccaaatttggttttggtcttgattcaagaccaaatatagtccgaaatttgggtttagtctggaatttgatctttagtCTGTTCCACTGCGTCACGTTTTTTGaccaaaaatttgggtttggtcgcccactgtggacgctctaagcgcCTAGCCCCTTCGACTTGCGACACTGACTCTCCGCAATGGCTTCACTACCTCGCAAGGTTCGTCCCAATTCCAAACCCAAAGCATCTGCTGGGAATTCAGGTAATTCTTTAACTGCTCCGAATTCTTCATTAGTAGTTGGaaatgatgatttgttgataCATATCCTAGTGCGCTTACCAGTTAAAAACCTAGTTAGATCCAAATTGCTGTCAAAGAAATGGTTCTCTGTCATCTCTGATCCAAATTTAGTCCGTACTTATTCAGCTCATAATCGTGTTACAATCTCTGGGTTATATTTGAACCAATGGACTTATGCGGCTGAACCACCATTATATGCGTTTATTCCTCTTGATAAACAAGATGTCAGTGAACCTATCAAGAAGAGAAATGCTAATATGCCTATCAGAAATGCAATGGACACTAGAGATGTCCCACCCAAAACCCTGAATTTTTTGAATAATCGTGGTGATGTGTGTATGAAGATTGTACAGTCTTGCAATGGTTTGCTCTGCTGCAGTTATTCTGAATTGCGTGAAAACGAGTCTGGTTGGATTGGTTCTAGAAGCACCGAAACCAAGTCTTATTACATTTACAATCCAACCACAAAGAGTTACAAAGTCGTTCCTGAATCTCCGTTCAGGAAAGATGGTTGTCGTACAGTTCGGAGTATGAATTTGGCTTTTGATCCAATAAAATCACCTGATTATGAAGTTATTTGTTTCTCCAAAAACGACGAAAAGAATGCACAGATTGAGATATACTCTCCCAAAACATCTTCATGGAAGCTTTGTGAAGCTGTCTTTGAGGGCCAAATTTCTGAATCTGAATTTACAAGTATTGTGACGGACAACACTGGTGTTTTCTGGAATGGTTCACTGCATTGGATTTCAGAAGGGTGTACTTCAGCTCATTTAGATATTGATCGAGGATTAGTAAGGGAAATGCCTATGCTGCCTgattgtaatgatggtagtgacagcgatgacaatgaagaagaggaagacggAGACACTGATGAAGATGAGGATACTGACACTGACGAGGATGAGGATACTAATAAATGGAAATGGGATAGTACATCAGTATTATATTTTGGAGAAAATGGAGGACATTTGTATCTTGTCCGAATTTTTTATCCTCATTGGAGAATTAGATTTGAAATCTTGGAGTTGAAGTCTGACTACACAGGATGGACAGTTAAGTATCGTGGGAGTTTTAGAAAAATGACTCACCGGTACCCAGAGCTACTTCAACAGAAGAATTGGATCGAACATGATTTTTTCGGTGTGGAGTTTTCGATATTGCTTgttgaggaaaaagaaaaatccttaAAGATGGTGATAAGGATAGTAGATCGGGTTGTATCTTATGATCTTAACAACAAAAGTTTCAAGGTAGTTCATGAGTTGCCATTGGGTTATAGGCCAGAAATGTATTCGACTGCATGGTTTGAAGCTTATCCAGTCATTGAGTCATTCGTTAGTGTTTGATTTTTTGCTagatttttatcttcttctaaataCTCTGAGTTCTCTTTGGTTTTTAAGGGTTCATGTAATTCAGGTCATTTTCTTTTGGCGTCTGCAGTATCTCATCTTTAACAGTTGACATAGGTAATAGTATTCACTGCCCACTTTAATGTTGTTGTCACTGGTCTTTTAAATGAAGTTATTTTCATTGTTAGTGCTCAAATTTCTCTCTTTATTTGTGATTGTGAACATGTGGAATATGGTTGTGATTTTCAGCTTCTTTTGTATTTGTTCAACTTAAGTCACTGGATTTTGTTAGTTTTTAGATGATGAAAATGTTTTGAGTAGCATTACAGTCTTATAACTCTCCCTTGGAGCCTGCATAAATTTCCTGAATGATTTTGGACCAAAAACTTGCTGGTAAGAAAGAACCACAAGAAAACCAAGGCCATGAAAACCTGACACCTGCTGCAGAATCTGTGAGTTATTAACTGACAAGGCAGTGTAAATAAGAAGTGCATCTAGCAGCTTCCTCTTTTGTGCAACAGTCGGGCTGTAAATTACTGGTTTCTACTAAGATTATAATAACATGACTTAGGGTGCTCGTATGAAGCTGATTATGGTAACTGAAAAAATTGACAAATAATGTGAAATAATTGTCTTCACAAGAGCTGCTCTAGTGGATATCACCAATTACAGAAAAAAGAAATAATGTACAGTCTTGGCATTGAAATTCACCGAAGTTCAATTGTTT encodes:
- the LOC113351698 gene encoding F-box protein At5g07610-like yields the protein MASLPRKVRPNSKPKASAGNSGNSLTAPNSSLVVGNDDLLIHILVRLPVKNLVRSKLLSKKWFSVISDPNLVRTYSAHNRVTISGLYLNQWTYAAEPPLYAFIPLDKQDVSEPIKKRNANMPIRNAMDTRDVPPKTLNFLNNRGDVCMKIVQSCNGLLCCSYSELRENESGWIGSRSTETKSYYIYNPTTKSYKVVPESPFRKDGCRTVRSMNLAFDPIKSPDYEVICFSKNDEKNAQIEIYSPKTSSWKLCEAVFEGQISESEFTSIVTDNTGVFWNGSLHWISEGCTSAHLDIDRGLVREMPMLPDCNDGSDSDDNEEEEDGDTDEDEDTDTDEDEDTNKWKWDSTSVLYFGENGGHLYLVRIFYPHWRIRFEILELKSDYTGWTVKYRGSFRKMTHRYPELLQQKNWIEHDFFGVEFSILLVEEKEKSLKMVIRIVDRVVSYDLNNKSFKVVHELPLGYRPEMYSTAWFEAYPVIESFVSV